A single Pseudomonas brassicacearum DNA region contains:
- a CDS encoding dipeptidase, with amino-acid sequence MDFSLKHLAVTTLLLSSLASITTPAFANITAQQGAAIVKTFSNTSVTDFRQFLAEVAKSDLGKTANLGPAISAFQGDKALSAEQRNEIHRLLGLYARVKYGQAATETLKELVAIPTFRKDGVAQHENPEFLKIADKIKSLAESFNLNFRNIDNRVYEISLEGSGDEVVGIHAHADVVPVTPENWVLKDGTRLDPFKVTLVGDRMYGRGTEDDKNGIVVALYAMKIIKEEKLPLARNFKLLVDTTEETTGDAIPYYFERNPTPNYNLALDGGYPVVIAEKGYGTVMANFTRRAAQGKGAEITALTGGLATNQIPSTSVATFASDKPAELAASLLKAASDYAKHNGGNFEVSTQVVGKDVNLTFTGVSAHSSEPESGVNPVARMLDFINGLDGKVALKRNHITDAARYAADNWGLDYLGSKLGIGFSDAFMGPLTASLTYVGMDEKTFKLAVNLRVPVGKTTAALKTEIADKLATWSKNSQVDVAFDYSIDEPMYRNPEGEWVKALLAVASENLGMEHKYGTSAGATSVHDLPNGVQFGLAMPDVKYTGHNDNEFKTVEQFLLDLQIVTEMMGRIGQLPKL; translated from the coding sequence ATGGATTTCTCGCTCAAACACCTGGCCGTGACCACCCTGCTACTGTCCAGCCTCGCTTCGATCACCACACCAGCATTCGCCAACATCACCGCCCAGCAGGGCGCAGCCATCGTCAAAACCTTCTCCAACACCTCCGTCACCGATTTCAGGCAGTTCCTGGCAGAGGTGGCCAAGAGCGACCTGGGCAAAACCGCCAACCTCGGCCCAGCCATCAGCGCGTTCCAGGGCGACAAAGCCCTTTCGGCAGAACAGCGCAATGAAATCCATCGCCTGCTGGGCCTCTATGCCCGAGTGAAATACGGCCAAGCGGCCACTGAGACGCTGAAGGAACTGGTCGCCATCCCGACCTTTCGCAAGGACGGCGTTGCCCAGCACGAGAACCCGGAATTCCTCAAGATCGCCGACAAGATCAAAAGCCTGGCCGAGTCGTTCAACCTCAACTTCCGCAACATCGACAACCGCGTCTATGAGATTTCCCTCGAAGGCAGCGGCGACGAAGTCGTGGGCATTCACGCCCATGCCGACGTGGTGCCAGTAACCCCTGAAAACTGGGTATTGAAAGATGGCACCCGCCTCGACCCGTTCAAGGTCACCCTGGTGGGCGACCGCATGTATGGCCGCGGTACCGAGGACGACAAGAACGGTATCGTCGTGGCGCTCTATGCCATGAAAATCATCAAGGAAGAAAAACTGCCGCTGGCGCGCAACTTCAAGCTGCTGGTCGACACCACCGAGGAAACCACCGGCGACGCCATTCCCTATTATTTCGAACGCAACCCGACGCCCAACTACAACCTGGCCCTGGATGGCGGCTATCCCGTGGTGATTGCCGAGAAAGGCTACGGCACCGTCATGGCGAACTTCACCCGGCGCGCCGCACAGGGCAAGGGCGCAGAAATCACCGCGCTGACGGGCGGCCTGGCGACCAATCAGATTCCGTCGACGTCCGTTGCCACCTTCGCCAGCGACAAGCCCGCCGAACTGGCCGCCAGTCTGCTCAAGGCCGCTAGCGACTATGCCAAGCACAACGGTGGCAACTTCGAAGTGAGCACCCAGGTCGTCGGCAAGGACGTCAATCTGACCTTCACTGGCGTGTCGGCCCACTCCTCCGAGCCCGAGTCAGGCGTCAACCCGGTGGCAAGGATGCTGGACTTCATCAATGGCCTGGACGGCAAGGTCGCGCTTAAACGCAACCACATCACCGATGCAGCCCGCTACGCCGCCGACAATTGGGGCCTGGACTACCTGGGGAGCAAACTGGGCATTGGCTTTTCCGATGCTTTCATGGGCCCGCTGACCGCGTCCCTGACCTACGTCGGAATGGATGAGAAGACCTTCAAGCTGGCGGTCAACCTGCGGGTGCCAGTGGGCAAGACCACAGCAGCCCTCAAGACTGAAATCGCCGACAAACTGGCGACCTGGAGCAAGAACTCCCAGGTCGACGTAGCCTTCGATTACTCCATTGATGAGCCGATGTACCGCAACCCTGAGGGTGAATGGGTCAAGGCACTGCTGGCCGTGGCGAGTGAAAACCTGGGCATGGAACACAAGTACGGCACTTCCGCCGGCGCCACTTCGGTTCATGACTTGCCCAATGGCGTGCAGTTCGGCCTGGCCATGCCCGACGTCAAGTACACCGGCCACAACGACAACGAGTTCAAGACGGTCGAGCAGTTCCTGCTGGACTTGCAGATCGTGACCGAGATGATGGGGCGGATCGGGCAGTTGCCGAAGTTGTAA